The following are from one region of the Coffea eugenioides isolate CCC68of chromosome 2, Ceug_1.0, whole genome shotgun sequence genome:
- the LOC113759337 gene encoding uncharacterized protein LOC113759337 — MNANLIRTITESEIKSALFSMHPNKAPSPDGMTTLFFQKFWSIIKSDVVQAIQSFFHSGFMLKSLNHTVVSLIPKVDMSFNLNHNRPISLCLSNLLRRAEESKLLSAISISRRGPSVSHLFFVDTTLVFCKASPDQVEELMNILAKYEKGSSQMVNYDKLSVFFSKNVTEVEKEAVCRKLGNVQMVSQGKYLGLPMVITRSKEQIFGLIRNNCRRRIESWKNKMLSTAGKEVLLKAITMALPTYAMTYFKLPGRLYKDISAMMARFWWGEERGKRKMHWCSWTKLTKDKGRGGWDLGTCRISIKLYLGSEFGDL, encoded by the exons ATGAATGCTAACTTGATTAGAACTATCACTGAGTCTGAGATTAAGTCTGCACTTTTCTCCATGCATCCCAACAAAGCTCCTAGTCCTGATGGGATGACaactttatttttccaaaaattctggAGCATCATCAAATCTGATGTTGTTCAAGCTATCCAAAGTTTCTTCCACTCAGGATTCATGCTTAAGTCACTAAACCACACGGTTGTCTCCCTGATTCCTAAAGTTGATATGTCTTTCAATCTTAATCACAATAGACCCATAAGCCTGT GTCTATCAAATCTATTAAGAAGAGCTGAGGAGAGTAAGTTGCTTTCAGCTATCAGTATCAGTAGAAGGGGTCCATCAGTATCTCATTTGTTCTTTGTTGATACTACTTTAGTTTTCTGCAAAGCAAGTCCAGATCAAGTTGAGGAACTTATGAACATTTTAGCAAAATATGAAAAAGGCTCTAGTCAGATGGTAAACTATGACAAATTATCTGTATTCTTTAGTAAGAATGTAACTGAGGTGGAAAAAGAAGCAGTGTGCAGGAAGCTAGGAAATGTCCAAATGGTAAGCCAAGGTAAGTATCTTGGATTACCTATGGTCATCACAAGGTCCAAGGAGCAGATATTTGGTTTAATCAGGAATAATTGCCGGAGAAGAATAGAAAGTTGGAAAAACAAAATGCTGAGCACTGCAGGGAAGGAAGTACTCCTGAAGGCCATCACAATGGCTTTACCTACGTATGCTATGACCTACTTCAAACTACCAGGAAGGCTCTATAAAGATATTAGTGCTATGATGGCTAGGTTCTGGTGGGgagaagaaagaggaaaaaggaaaatgcatTGGTGCTCATGGACAAAACTTACAAAGGACAAAGGCAGAGGGGGATGGGATTTAGGGACCTGCAGGATTTCAATAAAGCTCTATTTGGGAAGCGAATTTGGAGACTTGTGA